One uncultured Tolumonas sp. genomic window carries:
- the thrB gene encoding homoserine kinase, protein MTVVAYAPASIGNVSVGFDVLGAALAPIDGALLGDRVEVSDHDAPFALSCQGRFSHKLPAEAEKNIVYDCYLGYAAALKKRGLSIKPLRMVLEKNLPIGSGLGSSASSIVAALAALNAFHDYALDQTEALLLMGELEGQISGSIHYDNVAPCYLGGLQLMIEEEGVISQSVPTFDNWYWVSCYPGISISTAEARAILPAQYRLSDCLTYGRRLAAFVHASHTGQEKLASAMLKDVIAEPYRQALIPKFNEVRQHAAMSGALATGISGSGPTVFVAMTDKQQALRMKEWLEANFIQNEDGFCHVCKIDRQGTQITGQGL, encoded by the coding sequence ATGACCGTAGTAGCATACGCTCCGGCCTCGATTGGTAATGTCAGTGTTGGTTTTGACGTATTAGGTGCCGCGCTGGCACCTATTGATGGTGCTCTGTTAGGCGATCGTGTTGAAGTTTCCGATCACGATGCGCCATTTGCGTTGAGCTGTCAGGGTCGTTTTTCACATAAATTACCGGCAGAAGCAGAAAAAAACATCGTTTACGACTGCTATCTGGGTTATGCCGCCGCACTGAAAAAACGTGGCTTAAGCATTAAACCACTGCGCATGGTGCTGGAAAAAAATCTGCCAATCGGCTCCGGTTTAGGTTCTAGCGCATCGAGTATTGTTGCCGCACTGGCTGCATTAAATGCCTTCCATGATTATGCACTGGATCAGACTGAAGCCTTATTGCTGATGGGTGAGCTGGAAGGTCAAATCTCTGGTTCCATCCATTATGACAACGTCGCACCGTGTTATCTGGGTGGCCTGCAATTGATGATCGAAGAAGAAGGTGTCATCAGCCAGTCAGTACCGACGTTCGATAACTGGTACTGGGTCTCTTGTTATCCGGGGATCAGCATCTCTACCGCGGAAGCGCGCGCCATTCTGCCGGCACAATACCGCCTTAGCGATTGTCTGACTTACGGTCGTCGTTTGGCGGCCTTCGTGCATGCCAGCCACACCGGTCAGGAAAAATTAGCTTCGGCAATGCTGAAAGATGTTATTGCTGAGCCATATCGTCAGGCATTAATTCCTAAATTTAACGAAGTGCGTCAGCATGCTGCCATGTCAGGTGCATTGGCTACCGGTATTTCCGGTTCAGGCCCAACTGTCTTTGTTGCGATGACTGATAAGCAACAGGCATTACGTATGAAAGAGTGGCTGGAAGCGAACTTCATCCAGAATGAAGATGGTTTCTGCCATGTCTGCAAGATTGATCGTCAGGGAACACAAATTACAGGACAAGGACTATGA
- the thrC gene encoding threonine synthase — protein MKLYNIKDHSEQVSFAQAVKQGLGRGQGLFFPEQIAPLADVNALLEKPLVERSVTILKHLIGDELSQEKLEQMVATAFSFPAPLAKLADNCYALELFHGPTLAFKDFGGRFMAQCLTAFSAGEKITILTATSGDTGAAVAHAFYGLPNIEVVILYPNGKISPLQEKLFCTLGGNIRTIAIEGTFDDCQAMVKQAFDDEELKKAIGLNSANSINISRLVAQICYYFEAIAQLPQAQREQAVIAVPSGNFGNLTAGLIAKALGLPVKRFIVATNANDTVPRYLAEGTWDPKDTVPTLSNAMDVSRPNNWPRVEELFKVNGWDLKELGYAARSDEETRASLKKLHAAGYLCEPHGVIAWDVLQSQLAADETGIFLCTAHPAKFKESVEEILNITLPLPKELADRAELPLLSAFMPADFAKLREYLLA, from the coding sequence ATGAAGCTTTACAACATCAAAGATCATTCAGAACAGGTCAGCTTTGCACAAGCCGTGAAACAAGGCTTGGGTCGTGGTCAGGGTCTGTTTTTCCCAGAACAGATTGCTCCGTTAGCCGATGTAAACGCATTGCTGGAGAAACCACTGGTAGAACGTTCAGTGACTATTCTGAAACACTTGATCGGTGATGAGCTGTCGCAAGAAAAACTGGAACAGATGGTAGCGACCGCGTTCTCTTTCCCAGCCCCGCTGGCAAAGCTCGCTGACAACTGTTATGCGCTGGAATTGTTCCATGGTCCGACACTGGCATTTAAAGATTTCGGTGGTCGTTTCATGGCGCAATGCCTGACGGCATTCAGCGCCGGTGAAAAAATCACTATCCTGACCGCAACCTCAGGTGATACTGGTGCTGCGGTAGCGCATGCCTTCTACGGTCTGCCAAATATTGAAGTCGTGATCTTATATCCAAACGGCAAAATCAGCCCATTGCAGGAAAAACTGTTCTGCACGTTGGGTGGTAACATCCGCACTATCGCGATCGAAGGTACTTTCGATGATTGCCAGGCGATGGTGAAACAGGCGTTTGATGATGAAGAGTTGAAAAAGGCGATTGGTCTGAACTCAGCAAACTCTATCAACATCAGCCGTCTGGTTGCCCAGATCTGCTATTACTTTGAAGCGATTGCACAACTGCCACAAGCTCAGCGCGAACAAGCGGTGATTGCTGTGCCGTCTGGTAACTTCGGTAATCTGACTGCCGGTCTGATCGCGAAAGCGTTAGGTTTGCCAGTGAAACGCTTTATTGTCGCTACCAATGCCAACGATACGGTGCCACGTTATCTGGCAGAAGGTACTTGGGATCCTAAAGACACAGTACCAACACTGTCGAATGCGATGGATGTCAGCCGTCCTAATAACTGGCCACGCGTTGAAGAGCTGTTTAAAGTGAATGGTTGGGATCTGAAAGAGCTGGGTTATGCCGCGCGTTCTGACGAAGAAACCCGTGCCAGCTTGAAAAAACTGCATGCCGCAGGTTATTTGTGCGAACCACACGGTGTGATCGCGTGGGATGTCCTGCAATCACAATTAGCTGCTGATGAAACCGGCATCTTCCTGTGTACAGCTCATCCTGCCAAGTTCAAAGAAAGCGTGGAAGAGATCCTGAACATCACATTGCCATTGCCAAAAGAATTGGCTGATCGTGCAGAGCTGCCACTGCTGTCGGCATTTATGCCGGCTGATTTTGCCAAACTGCGTGAGTACCTGTTGGCGTAA
- the crr gene encoding PTS glucose transporter subunit IIA, with protein sequence MGFFDFLKKMVSSDNSATDTAGIEIFAPLSGEIVPIEDVPDVVFAEKIVGDGIAIKPTGNKMVAPCDGVIGKIFETNHAFSLESDSGIELFVHFGIDTVELKGQGFTRIAQEGQQVKKGDTIIEFDLAFLQSNAKSTLTPVVISNMDDVKSMTKLSGPVTLGESPVLRIKK encoded by the coding sequence ATGGGCTTTTTTGATTTTTTGAAGAAGATGGTCTCTTCTGACAACAGTGCAACGGATACTGCCGGTATCGAAATTTTTGCACCATTGTCTGGTGAGATTGTACCGATTGAAGACGTACCAGACGTGGTTTTCGCTGAGAAAATCGTCGGTGATGGTATTGCTATCAAGCCAACAGGCAACAAAATGGTTGCTCCATGTGACGGCGTGATCGGTAAAATCTTCGAAACGAATCATGCATTCTCTTTGGAATCAGATTCAGGTATCGAACTGTTTGTTCACTTCGGTATTGATACTGTTGAACTGAAAGGGCAAGGCTTTACCCGCATCGCGCAGGAAGGCCAGCAGGTTAAAAAAGGCGACACTATTATTGAGTTCGACCTGGCATTCCTGCAGAGCAATGCAAAATCAACTCTGACTCCAGTTGTTATTTCTAACATGGATGACGTGAAGTCAATGACCAAACTGTCTGGTCCTGTGACTTTGGGTGAAAGCCCAGTATTACGCATCAAGAAATAA